A genomic segment from Candidatus Eisenbacteria bacterium encodes:
- a CDS encoding IS4 family transposase, producing the protein CALTLVLDISDEVAESRVMKILELLGSQWQYLLSMLPAGFDLEATARQTGALVRKRVIREAETLLWLALAYSCGGLSLRQTSSWAEAQGIAKLSQVAVMKRLRGVSTWLGLLLGAKLAERSGFAGLEEFGLRLRLVDATTVSAPGSRGTDWRIHLGFHLGDQSIDSVELTGPEGGESLKRFRIGDRDLLIADAGYGHRAGLESVHQAGGLFIVRMNWQNLPLQSVNGEPFDLMGALRQVPDTQAVEFRLQTAPTRKLSAVPVRLVVLRKSAVATEQAQKRARQDAQKKGRKVDPRTLEAAGYILLLSSVPAEQLSASQILEFYRFRWQVELAFKRMKSLMQLGDLPVRDPDLARTYLYAKLLAALLVEDLTRNFLSVSPWGFRLETVSQPVANSGCPL; encoded by the coding sequence CATGCGCGTTAACTTTGGTTCTTGACATCAGCGACGAAGTAGCGGAATCTAGGGTTATGAAGATCCTGGAACTGCTCGGATCGCAGTGGCAGTACCTTCTTTCCATGTTGCCAGCAGGGTTTGACCTGGAGGCGACAGCTCGGCAAACAGGTGCCTTGGTGCGCAAGAGGGTGATTCGGGAGGCAGAGACCCTGTTGTGGTTGGCCTTGGCTTATAGCTGCGGTGGTTTGTCGTTGCGCCAGACGAGCAGTTGGGCCGAGGCTCAGGGCATCGCGAAGCTGTCTCAAGTGGCTGTAATGAAACGTCTGCGAGGTGTTTCCACTTGGCTTGGCCTGCTGCTAGGAGCCAAACTCGCAGAGAGGTCAGGCTTTGCAGGTCTTGAGGAGTTTGGTCTTCGTCTGCGCTTGGTCGACGCCACGACGGTATCGGCTCCGGGCAGTCGGGGCACGGACTGGCGAATCCATCTGGGGTTTCATTTAGGGGATCAAAGTATTGATTCTGTGGAGTTGACGGGGCCCGAAGGCGGAGAGAGTCTGAAGCGTTTTCGTATCGGTGATCGGGACTTGCTCATCGCTGACGCCGGCTATGGCCATCGTGCCGGTTTAGAGTCAGTCCATCAAGCAGGTGGGCTGTTTATTGTTCGGATGAACTGGCAGAACCTTCCGCTTCAGAGCGTCAATGGAGAGCCTTTTGATCTGATGGGAGCCTTGAGACAGGTTCCAGATACCCAAGCGGTGGAGTTTAGGCTTCAGACCGCCCCGACTCGCAAACTCTCTGCCGTACCGGTGCGCTTGGTGGTGCTACGAAAGAGTGCGGTGGCCACTGAGCAGGCTCAGAAAAGAGCACGCCAGGATGCCCAGAAGAAGGGGCGTAAGGTGGACCCCAGGACGTTGGAGGCCGCTGGCTACATCCTGCTGCTGAGCTCAGTGCCGGCCGAGCAACTCAGTGCCAGTCAAATCCTGGAGTTTTACCGGTTCCGCTGGCAGGTGGAACTGGCCTTCAAACGGATGAAGAGTCTTATGCAGCTGGGGGATCTCCCGGTCCGAGACCCTGATTTAGCTCGCACCTATCTGTACGCCAAACTCTTGGCAGCTCTGCTGGTGGAAGACCTTACCAGGAACTTCCTGTCAGTTTCCCCCTGGGGCTTCCGACTCGAAACAGTGTCCCAGCCTGTGGCGAATTCAGGCTGTCCTCTATAA